A window of Miscanthus floridulus cultivar M001 chromosome 12, ASM1932011v1, whole genome shotgun sequence genomic DNA:
GCGCGCGACGCTACCCGCGCAACCGTGTGTCCGGTGCGGCGCGGCCAGGCGTCGCCGTCACGGCGGGTCCGGGTCCGGCGCCGCGCGCGCCCCCtcgtccacctcctcctcctgccgGCCGGCCCCCACCAATCAGTCCGCGCTACGCCTCCCCTGCATTAACCCACCGCACACCGCCCTTGGCGGTCGTCGCCCGTGATTAATCGCGGTGGTGACCCGGTGGAAAGCCAAAGCCACCCCCGGCTGCTGACGGGCCCGCGCCGAGCAGCGTGGCACGCTCGCGCAGCGGGGACGGATCATGTGGCCGCGCCTCGGGCTTGCGCGTTGTGAGCGGGAAGGATCACCACGTCCTGTTACTCACTAGCTACGTAGTAGCCCTGCTGCTAATCATTCATCGCCGCGGTTTTCTGGTCTTCCTTCGAAAGGGTTGCCGAGTTTGCTTTGTACTGTTGCTCGAGCTGATCGTTTTGCGGCTCGAAGAAGAAACCACCACCAAGGCCTTTTAACCACGTAGCCGTTGCGTAGGCCGCTGGAGTATCCCACGCGCAAACTGGTTGTTAATCCTATCGGATTACCACTTTATAACTTACCTGATCTGCTAGAACACGCATGACCTGGGAAGTTGGAAGCGACGATGAatcccttttcttttcttccggGACCGGGAGTGAAAATTTCACTCATGGATACATCGAGATAAGCCTGCTCCCCGCATGCATGCGCTAGCTAGCCAGCAGGCTAGTGAGCGTACTTATCATCTAGCCTATCTAATCTTCTTTAGTTATCCTGTCGTTTTTACGGCCGGTACACACCGCGCGCCTACCACTGCCGGTAAACGCGACACGACACGGGCGAATACGAACCGGCTTTGTGGCACACCGCGCGCGCGCGCTCCAGGCAGACCACCCGATCGACTGCAGCCAAGTCGCGGTCCCCGGCCGCCGCAACGGGACAAGCGCGGCGCGCCACCTCGACGACCCTTTCGGAGGAAGCCCCTGCACACCTGGCGCCGGGTGACGGCGACCGCGTGCGGCACGCCACGCCCTTCCACCGGACCACCTGTTCCAATTCCAATTGCGCCCGTCTCCGTCCGCGCGCCTGGCACACCACACCACCTCGCCCGCCGCCCATTGGCCGCTCGCCGGCCTCTCGTGCCGTCTGTGCACGCGCACGCGCGATTCCATCCAGTTGTTGCGCACGCTCGTTCCCCTGACCCCTCCACCCCTCGGTCCCCTCCGATCGGGGGCGAAGAGTATCTGGGGCTCGTGCTGAACGCACGCGCCACGTGTCGGGTGCGGATCGTGAGGCGGCTGGATAACCATTGGACGACAGGCCACACGGCCCCGGATTCCGGACGGTTCTATTTCATCTCTTCAACAAGTCTAGGGTAAGGAACTTTGGATGACTCAGGGAGTGTTATGCTGGTATGAATCCGGTACTGTTCACACTGAAATTTACTGTTTATTATAAAATTTTGTGAacggaaaatactgttccggctaaaaaaaaccGGAATAAGCCAGCAAACCAGCTTAATACGAATGGGTGTAAGCCTCGTAGCTCGGAAACAATGTATGGGTCCCCTACCTTACCATCCGTTCTGTCATAccaaaaataaaaaagaagaaaaatagaaagAGAAAAAATAAGTTAAGAAATGCAGCAATTCTTCTTTATTCTTCTAATTGATTGTAATTAAATTCAGCTCAAACTTTTCTAAAGAAAGTAAATTTGCAGGTTTAATTCCTGCCGGATGCACGCGAATTGTTTGACCAACGAAAGCCTCACTAGTTCTTTTCGCTAACGCTCGGCTAAGTCGTCGAACCCTCGCCCTGACCATTCGCTTTCTCAGTAGCGAAAGCACTTCTCTTTGCCCCTTAACTTAATCTTAATAAAGTAAGTATTTGAAAAAGATTGAAGAATATATAATATATTAGAATAAATGGGCAATAGTCATGAGAGGTGCACCAGAAGGTAAGGTGGGCACACCAGAAGAGTAGGGGTACATTTGATCCTTAATTGACCTAGGAGTTGTTCCCGGACGACTTTACAAATTAAAGCGGGGGATTGGGATTCCATTGCTGTCATTTTCCCGTCGTTTCTAGACAATCTTATTTTTCTGCACATAAAGAAATAAGGAAGTCCCATTTCTAAATCAATGGTTGGTTCAGGACCAGGGACGGTCCGTTTCCAAAAAAGGTACTTTTCTCGACCTATTCGATTTTTGCCAATAAATAACGAGCTACAAAAGGATTCGTTTTTTTTTCGTGTCACAGCTGATTActcttttttttcattttaaaGAGTGGCATCCTCTTCTTCGGACTTGATGCACAAATAGATGGGAACTTTAAGTTGTAGAAGTCTCATAGTAAACTCTTGCAGCGGAACGTTACAGACTCCATTTCACTTAGGTTGATTCGAACCTAAAGCATGCAGATAAACTGGTCCTATATAACCAAACTAAGCTCTGAGCGAGCCAGAAAATAAGTCACTTGGACGGGAACGGGAACAAAAGCGGCTTTGCTTGCCTGCCTGGTCTCTGTGGTCTCACAGCGCGTGGGCACTACCACCGGTTTCTTTATCCGCAATCGCAGAGGCCACATGTTCGCATCGCCGGACGTGGACACGTAACGCGCCGCGCGCGGTATAAAACGGGACCGAACGGGACGGGAGCCCGGAGTTGTAGAAGGAAGCGAGAGCGAGCCGCCCGGCTGGGAGAGCTAGGAAGAACACACAGCTACTAGCTAGCTAGGATCCAACGATCGATAGATCGATCGATCGACATGGACAGGCCAGACCACCACCAGCACCAGTTCTTCATGCCGGCGCCGGTGCAGGTAGCgcagccacagcagcagcagctttgCGTGCCGATGATGGACgagccgtcgtcgtcgttcttgGCGGGGATGGGCGGAGGTGGGCCATCGTCGTCGGTGAGGGGGGAGAGGAAGCGGCGGTTCACGGAGGAGCAGATCCGGTCGCTGGAGTCCATGTTCCACGCGCACCACGCCAAGCTGGAGCCCCGGGAGAAGGCGGAGCTGGCGCGGGAGCTGGGCCTGCAGCCGCGCCAGGTGGCCATCTGGTTCCAGAACAAGCGCGCCCGCTGGCGCTCCAAGCAGCTCGAGCACGACTACGCCCTGCTCCGCGCCAAGTTCGACGACCTCCACGCCCGCGTCGAGTCCCTCGAGCAGGACAAGCTCGCCCTCACCACACAGGTAGCTAGCTAGTAACTGTGAACCTCCGCGATATCTGATTCTCTGAACATATACCCTTGCTCGATCCAAGACTGATCAAGTTTGCCAACTTCTTGCTTGGTGCGTGCGTGCACGACCAGTTGAACGAGCTAAGCGAGAGGCTGAGGGAGCGGGAGGACCGGGCCGCCGGCGGCAGCGCCGGCGCGACCACGGCTAGCAGCAGCagctgcaacggcggcggtggtgaggAGGCCGAGGCGGAGGACGACAAGAGGAACGTCGTGCTCGGGTGCGTCAACAACATGGAGCCGCCGCCCGAGAGCTGTGTGCTCGTCGGGTCGTGCGCGACGCCGGCGGACGTCGTTTCGGTGGAGTCCGAGTGcgacgaccaccaccaccacctagaCTACGACGACGGGTTCCCGGAGTCCTACTGCGCCATGCCGGAGCTGTGGGAGCCCTGGCCGCTTGTGGAGTGGAATGAGGTGGCCTGAAATGGAGAAGCTAGCTGGTACATATAGGCTCAAGGCTTGTGTGTGTAACGTGCGTGGATGCTGCCATGGTTTGCCATGGTGCTCTCAACAGAATAGGAGAGAACGGGCCGCTCTGTGCCAATGGCGGATGGGACCGAGTAGTGGGTCTGGGGATTCGGAGCGCGATCGAAGCGAGGCAACCTTTGGAGGCAAATCACCCAATGACATTACTGTTTTCGATGCTGCAAAAATTGATGGGATTTGTTCAGAGGCGCCCACGGTGGTAGCGAGTTGCACGGGCTTGCAGTTTTGTTGTTGTCGTTGTGTATTCGAGGTTAGATAATCTAATGGAAGAATGTTCGCTTCACAAATATGTATTGGCGTGTACGTATATGCCTGCTTGCAAAGAGGTTGTGATTCTGTAGGGTTCTCCAAGCGCGTCGATTATGTTTACTGTACATTTTAATGTAGTCTCGATATTCTTTTTAGTCAAATAATTTACAGAATATAGTCCAATATTTTACTGACCAGGAATTGCAATTTTCGTTTAATTTTCTGTTGGACTTCCGGAAGTAAATAATTATAATTAGAATCTAAAACGGTAATTCTTCGAATAGGGCGTCCGTCTGCGCAAGACGCTCCAGATGGTGGGCCGCTCATGCCAGTCTAACAACCGCCCCTTTATATGCTCATCTACTTGTCCCCAATTGTTCTAAAAAAAACTCATCTCACCGCAGCATCACAACAGGTCTCCATGCGATGGCAACTGCGCTCCGCCGCGCCGCCTCGGGTGACCACGCTCTCCACCGCGCCTCTGCTCCGCCAGGCGGCGTCTCCACCACGCCGGAGTGCAGCAGCCggtcttcctccctctccaccacACCTCTCGCCCGCCGCTGCCTTCTAGAGCGCGTGACCCGCCGCTGCCTTCTCCACTGGAGCGGTGAGCTCTACACCGGTGAACTCCATGTGTCAATTAGCCTCAATTCCGAAACAGCAAGGGGATATTGCGTTAAAACTGcatattgcaagcgtatgttttaagtgttttagatgtatgttgcaagtgttttatgcggatgttgtaaaagtagatcgggatgttgcttatattgtaagtgtttcagaggcatgtcgCAAGCACTTATTCAAATTGTTTAatctattttagacgtatgttgcaagcgtgtcgatctggatgttgcatatgttttacacatatatGTCGCAATAgtatgttcgaaatgtttcaGTCGTTTCAGTCTTCTGTTACAATAAGTGTTCTCATGTTtcttgttgcatatgtttcacatacatgtttcaagtgtatgtttcaaatgttttatctgttttagatgtatgttgcatccaagtgtttcatatttCAGAGCTAAAGATCCATGGGGCACGGCCCGGGCGCCGGGGGATGGGGCACGGCGAACCAGGGCCGACAGAAGGCGTGGAGGGGGCCGGCGGTCAAGGTGTGTGGCACACCTAGGGTCGTGCGGACGGGGCATGCTCGTCTAGTCGTCCTCACCCTTGCTCCTAGGTCCTGCCTGTGCGGAGAGAGGAGGCGGTTCTGTAGGATCTCTAgaacgcctagaggggggtgaataggcctataaaattcaactcaaaccgaagtcaaattcacccacggCACTGCTGCTCTATGAGCCGGCACCGCCGCACCTGTAGGggagattagttcatagttcaaaatcgatccaacgaaatttagattgggtaaatttcttagctttctgcagggtagtagatcacagatcgactgctgaaagtggtgggaacaccacacacaagtagatcagcctcaaactctagaaatcacctcaatcaacaatatgtcatgcaagtaatgtaaatcaagcacaagtgactcaatgatttatcccgtggtttggcTCACcatcaaggcttgcctacctccacgttgttgcggttagccactaaggcttagagctttccagcccttcctcgttctcaagtcaagagacttaactcttgagataagaggtgagtttactagcttcaagaaattgttacaaacctcctgggctaccacacaagttggcaagctccatgagcgatgctctagccggctaggagccaagctccaagagtaacaaacacagccATCGACCAAAAcataaaccaagtgctctttagagtttgaaaatcaatggagctgctttCTAATTGAGTTTGTGACCCTTTTTCTCAAGGAAtgatgggaaaatcaatggatttgcttgagggcttgaggtcaacaatggagtgagagagagagctcctgctctgttttgggcATGCTAAAGTGAGGAACCAGAGAGCTAGTTACCGttgaggaggaaggggaaggtaTATATACCCACAACCCACAACGGTCACTTGAATCGTAGATAGCCGTTGGGGAGGAAaggaaaaggtatatataccccccagCCCACAAACAgacaccgcacccaaggggtcaagcGATATGaagcccacggcctcgaggtcgggcaagacaaagcccacgaccaaggggtcgggcgagccagagcccgcGACCAAGAGATAGGGCGAACCGAAGCCtgcgaccaaggggtcgggcgagccaaAACCCGTGACCAAGGGGTCAAGCGAGCCAGAGCACGCTACTAAGGGATCGGGCGAACCAGAGCCCATGACCAAGGGGTCGGACGAACcagagcctgcacccaaggggtcgacgAGCCGAAGCCCTTGACCAAAGGGTCAGGCGAACtagagctcgcacccaaggggtcggacgagcctctcttcaagtgcggtagtgccgcaccacgcaagacagcaacGGTAATAGTGAAGtatagactgtcttggctgtgaatctgaggacgcatatggttgtttgagcacttggtagcatatattagcttaagcattgtgtccccctttatagtatgtcttttcctatacttaaattcaagatataaaagaatcttaaacctctttagagtttgaagccatctatatttgtaattaggggctcctccatttcgtgtagcatcctcgaatataaatttcctgattgtcatctcgataaatctcgttagttctctaattgcatggtcattatcaccaaaacccacaattagggcttgattgcacttttaatctccccctttttggtgattgatgacaacccaattagaccTTAcacaagatatgaaataaatacttagatttttgagccatgggtgtagagcctccccctaagtatgtgaatagagaactGAAttttcaaattggcataagaagccaagattcacatttttgtAAAGGTGAtgccccctacatccatgctcctatggggtgctgcatactgtgttAGGTATGTAAAATGTGATGCAAATGACAATTTATGCACAATATGGTTTGCTGTTGTAGctaggtgtggcactgccgcacttgctgtaacagcacagatcagaacagacactacacaacatgtgatacatataaagatatacatttagcacaattgtatcacaagctacatcatagattaatatatgtccatatcccacacaaagagtcaaatagtagcattatttcacaatttagagttttgagcgactctcaaactttccacctagcgaagactaacactcatcgaataggacatgaagcACAGCTGCTAAGCATGGCGTCGAAAAGTTGTTGAACCCTCTAATTTTCTCTCCCTTTGGCATAaaacaccaaaaagagaagaaaagaagaaagatcaacacctacttgTCATCTCCCTAGATGTtcgtccaatcaatatcatcatctCCTGTAGCCCTAGCACCTCCTACAGCAGTCctggcaccaccatcaccatcattgtCGTCGGAGTCAATACGTGCATGACCTTGATGATGAGTAGTGGTGGTGTAGCAAGTGGAACGAGTGGAACACCTAGGCTCCTGTCTTTGATAGTATCCCTCTAGGGTCTTATCCCAATCTGCTGCTCATCCCTGTgcccctcctcctcatcatcatcatcatcatctgaatCTGTGTCGGAGAGACTCGGAAGGTCAAactatggaggaggtggaataggaggaagtggtggaaggtccttTCCACACTGCTGACACTGCTCAAGCTATGTCTTATACGCTCTGTCAGTTGCATATGTGCACTTGccgaagattgccttcaaccacttgccaatcttcttcatcttgcctcctctGTGAGACCTAGAGCGAGAAGACTCAGAgatatctacatgagcatgagagctccccgctccctgagtagctgtagctggctgggtcttctcaattttatagatggtgtgcatcccatccttcaaaaaataaaatccagtgaccctctcaatcatgaacatgaggtaaggggcatagggcagcccactcctccatccTCCACTATAAATCCCAactcagtccacatgaatctagggacattgaacatgtccccacctagagcaaatctagccaacacatttctcacatagccattaatatctgaggctgctCCATTCTTTGGGTTGATGatgttcctgatgaggttgttgaggatgtaatagaagctatgtAGACCACTTCTCTTGTCATCTGCAATTCTTCTATCTCTCCATATGTAACTGATGTCACAGatctcagcttgaggctcatcatgaatgtaagtgtaacctctatGCTCCTCCCCAAAGCTAAGAATCTGACTGAAAGTGACAAAGTTGACTTGGTAGTGCTAACCATTAGttatccagtgaatctcatcagaggtctggtcatagaagtatgtggcatgaagCTGTGCAAGGACCTCGTCATTCCAGttatactggaaacccatgatgtctgaaagctgGAACCTGTGacaaattttgattaccttgtcaaactcaggctcctcctcctgcatctcatcccaattaatatactgcatcttgatgatcttggttttcttggatgcaagaatggcagTGGCACAGAAGTTGGAATAAAACTCATTCCACAATTtgtaatcaatgcccaaatccttacacactgcatagggattgatcccccttgcctcttccaccagcttcTAACTCTTGGAATACTTGACAACTGCATGCTGGCTAGAGTCATctggaggtctcatgatgatctcaccctcaaaatctctcatgtatctacTATCAAACTCAAAGAGATGTTGTGGGGTGTCAGGAATGGCATCAGTGGTATGACCTATCATCTCTAGCCTTtcttcatcttcaatgtattgcttgtgcctccccctatcaccaagtccccttggagctgCACTACTGCCTACTGCTGTTGACCTCCCTTGACCACGGtgaggtggatccttgtctctttgctcattcatctttctttttcccTTTCGGTGATCATCTCCGTGCTCCATCTTCTTAAACGAGGATTGTAGAGGGAAGAAGAGCAACTGCTCAGgccaagagcagcagcagtcacCAGCAGCGTTGGAAGATGGCCGACAACCACCATGGCACTGCTAGAGACTGGCAGCATGCGGCCAGGCGATGGCGACGCGTGAGCACGAGAGGCAGAGAAGGTGTAGGCATCGGTGTCGGGTGAgaatgagggagagagggagttaTCGCGGGCCTAGGTAAAGAGATAAGGTACATGGGCCCTGTAGTAAAACCGTTTGGgccgaatctcaattgagattcaaagtgcggcaTTGCCGCATGCCTAGCCCAGCACTGCCGCACGATAGGCGCGGCATTGTCGCACTCCCTAAaatagtgggagttagctataatctatatgactctctctgtgtaagatatggacatatatcacctatataccatgatCAGAAATAAATAATCAATACAGACCATtatcatgatacataagttgccttttataaaagattttcatgcacaatatgaaaatttttaactattttgcctagatactagtttatcaaacagaGACATGCTAAAAGtcaaaccacgttacgagaatcaagtataatTAGCTCACTAcgtaaagcacaaaaccttgactcattgaGAGGCTTTGTGAAAATATtggctagttgctttttggtgctcacatggtgaatttcgatatctcctttggtttcatggtctctcaagaaatgatgatggatgtctatgtgcttggttctagagtggcttacgggattgtttgcaagcttaatggcactctcactgtcacataataatgggattttggtaaaatgatATCCAAAATCACAaagagtttgcctcatccaaagtagttgggcacaacatgcaccggccgcaacatactcagcctcggtagtggaaagggctacaAAATTTTGCTTTTTTGAACTCCAACACACTAGGGATCGTCTAAGGAATTGatatgtccccgaagtgcttttttgatctactttgcaaccggcataatcgaaatccgaatacccaagtagatcaaatttagagcccttaggataccacaaataaagattaggagtgtgtactaaatatctcaagattctcttaacggccactaagtgacacccttttgggttagcttgaaatctagcatacatgcacacactaagcataatatcgggcctagatgcgcacaaataaagtagagagccgatcatggaatgatataccttggtatctaCTGCTTTCCCTTCAATATTAAGATCAatatgtccattggttggcataggagttttgataggcttggcatttaccatgtcaaacttcttgagcatatcatgggtgtacttcgtttgactaataaaagttccatccttcactttcttgatttgaaatccaaggaaaaacttcaattcacccatcatggacatctcaaatctcttagtcatgatcctactaaattcctcacaaaaagaatgattaatactaccaaatattatgtcatcgacatatatttggcacacaaatatatctttgccaactttgtgagtgaaaatggTAGGattggctttgcctatttcatagccttgtttaagcaagaattccttaaggcattcataccatgctcttggtgcttgcttaagcccatagagcgtcttttggagtttgtagacgtggttggagaacttgggatcttcaaagccaggtggttgctcaacatagacaagttcttgaatgggaccattgaggaatgcaatcttcatgtccatttgatatagcttgaaattgtggtgagcggcataggctagaagcattcggattgcttcaaatcttgccaccggtgcatatgtttccttaaagtccaagccctctacttgagtgaaaccttgagcaaccaatcttgccttattTCTTGTCATCacaccattctcatcttgcttgttgcgaaagacccacttggtgccaatgatattggtgttgggtctctccaccaaggtccacacttgatttctttcaaaattgttgagctcatcttgcatggccatcacccaatctggatcaccaagtgcttgctcaaccttaagaggttccaaagaggaaacaaacaagtaatattggtaaaagtttgctaaatatgaacaagttgttaccccctttcgaagactcccaaggatgttgtcaacaggatgatcccgttgtattgtttgccttagccttggatgatcaatggcctcttgtccatcttttgaatcttcattatcttcttgctcgaatatGGGTTATAGGTTCTATCCTTGAATCGGAGTTGGACTTGCTACTACTGTTAGAGgga
This region includes:
- the LOC136496608 gene encoding homeobox-leucine zipper protein HOX22-like gives rise to the protein MDRPDHHQHQFFMPAPVQVAQPQQQQLCVPMMDEPSSSFLAGMGGGGPSSSVRGERKRRFTEEQIRSLESMFHAHHAKLEPREKAELARELGLQPRQVAIWFQNKRARWRSKQLEHDYALLRAKFDDLHARVESLEQDKLALTTQLNELSERLREREDRAAGGSAGATTASSSSCNGGGGEEAEAEDDKRNVVLGCVNNMEPPPESCVLVGSCATPADVVSVESECDDHHHHLDYDDGFPESYCAMPELWEPWPLVEWNEVA